In one window of Vibrio sp. DW001 DNA:
- the erpA gene encoding iron-sulfur cluster insertion protein ErpA — protein sequence MSELNVPLSFSDAAAIRVKTLIEEEENSELKLRVYITGGGCSGFQYGFTFDEKVNDGDTTIVNSGVTLVVDPMSLQYLIGGIVDYTEGLEGARFFVNNPNATTTCGCGASFSV from the coding sequence GTGAGCGAACTAAATGTACCATTGTCTTTTTCTGATGCGGCAGCAATTAGAGTAAAAACGCTGATCGAAGAAGAAGAAAATTCAGAATTAAAATTGCGTGTATACATTACTGGTGGTGGCTGTAGCGGTTTCCAGTACGGATTTACGTTCGATGAGAAAGTAAATGATGGTGACACGACTATTGTTAATAGTGGTGTCACACTTGTCGTGGATCCTATGAGCTTACAATACTTGATCGGTGGTATTGTGGATTATACAGAAGGCCTTGAAGGGGCACGCTTTTTTGTCAATAACCCAAATGCAACGACTACCTGTGGTTGTGGAGCATCTTTCAGCGTCTAG
- a CDS encoding efflux RND transporter periplasmic adaptor subunit, producing MAIRHVGRFFSQRPWLISFILLIGLSLWLGLGMLQAEENANQNNSAEKPKALLAKVQYQTFEAVLTAKNINLYGRTAPDRQAKLGAEVAGRVVTLMVRKGDEVKKGQAIGQIDKADLEIQLERARANLSVKEKEFKASKSLKSKGLQGEVAYSTAQANLVEARALVKKAQLNLRNTLIRAPFDGIVDTLNIELGDFVSVGDPVATVIDLNVLVIEADVSERHVQSLKVNQKSKIKLIGGEQIEGRLRYISRVSSTSTNTFPIEIEIPNPEQKIPAGVSAEVELDLEMKKAIKVSPAMLALDESGNLGVKTLKDDVVHFVPIQLVRAEQDGVWLTGLGFSADIITVGQGFARDGDTVIAIKHDPVNKK from the coding sequence ATGGCAATCCGCCACGTCGGTCGCTTTTTTTCACAACGCCCCTGGCTTATCTCATTCATACTTCTTATTGGCCTATCGCTTTGGTTAGGCTTAGGGATGCTGCAAGCCGAGGAGAATGCGAATCAAAATAATTCGGCTGAAAAACCGAAAGCATTATTAGCAAAGGTTCAGTATCAAACGTTTGAAGCTGTGTTAACGGCAAAGAATATCAACCTTTACGGCAGAACGGCACCGGATAGACAAGCAAAATTAGGGGCAGAAGTCGCCGGACGCGTGGTTACGTTGATGGTCAGGAAGGGTGATGAGGTTAAAAAAGGTCAGGCGATCGGTCAGATAGATAAAGCGGATCTAGAGATTCAGCTTGAACGAGCAAGAGCGAATCTGTCGGTTAAGGAAAAAGAGTTTAAAGCATCCAAGTCCTTAAAGAGTAAAGGATTGCAGGGAGAAGTTGCCTATAGCACAGCGCAAGCTAACCTTGTTGAGGCGAGAGCGTTAGTTAAAAAAGCTCAGCTTAACCTCCGCAATACTCTAATCAGAGCACCATTTGACGGCATTGTGGATACCTTAAATATCGAACTGGGTGATTTTGTCAGTGTTGGAGACCCTGTTGCAACCGTCATTGACCTCAACGTATTGGTTATAGAAGCTGACGTCAGTGAGCGCCATGTACAAAGTCTTAAAGTAAATCAAAAATCAAAAATAAAACTGATTGGTGGGGAACAAATAGAAGGCAGACTCAGATACATTTCTAGAGTCTCTTCAACCTCGACCAATACCTTCCCCATTGAGATTGAAATTCCGAATCCAGAGCAAAAAATTCCTGCTGGTGTCAGCGCAGAAGTTGAATTAGATCTAGAGATGAAGAAGGCGATTAAGGTTTCTCCGGCCATGCTAGCGCTTGATGAAAGTGGAAATCTGGGTGTGAAAACACTCAAAGATGATGTGGTTCATTTTGTTCCGATTCAACTTGTAAGAGCTGAGCAAGATGGCGTATGGCTAACGGGGTTGGGCTTTAGTGCTGATATCATTACCGTAGGGCAAGGTTTTGCACGGGATGGTGATACGGTTATCGCAATAAAACACGATCCAGTAAACAAAAAATAG